A single region of the Gorilla gorilla gorilla isolate KB3781 chromosome 1, NHGRI_mGorGor1-v2.1_pri, whole genome shotgun sequence genome encodes:
- the PRPF38A gene encoding pre-mRNA-splicing factor 38A isoform X3: MELRFVGGVYGGNIKPTPFLCLTLKMLQIQPEKDIIVEFIKNEDFKYVRMLGALYMRLTGTAIDCYKYLEPLYNDYRKIKSQNRNGEFELMHVDEFIDELLHSERVCDIILPRLQKRYVLEEAEQLEPRVSALEEDMDDVESSEEEEEEDEKLERVPSPDHRRRSYRDLDKPRRSPTLRYRRSRSRSPRRRSRSPKRRSPSPRRERHRSKSPRRHRSRSRDRRHRSRSKSPGHHRSHRHRSHSKSPERSKKSHKKSRRGNE, from the exons ATGGAGTTAAGGTTTGTGGGTGGCGTCTATGGTGGCAACATAAAACCAACACCCTTTCTGTGTTTAACCTTGAAGATGCTTCAAATTCAACCCGAGAAGGATATCATTGTAGAGTTTATAAAAAACGAAGATTTCAA GTATGTCCGCATGCTGGGGGCACTTTACATGAGGCTGACAGGCACTGCAATTGATTGCTACAAGTACTTGGAGCCTTTGTACAATGACTATCGAAAAATCAAGAGCCAGAACCGAAATGGGG AGTTTGAATTGATGCATGTTGATGAGTTTATTGATGAACTGTTGCACAGTGAGAGAGTCTGTGATATCATTCTGCCCCGACTACAG AAACGCTATGTATTAGAGGAAGCTGAGCAACTGGAGCCTCGAGTTAGTGCTCTGGAAGAGGACATGGATGATGTGGAGTCcagtgaagaggaagaagaggaggatgagAAG TTGGAAAGAGTGCCATCACCTGATCACCGCCGGAGAAGCTACCGAGACTTGGACAAGCCCCGTCGCTCTCCCACACTGCGCTACAGGAGGAGTAGGAGCCGGTCTCCCAGAAG GCGGAGTCGATCTCCCAAAAGGAGAAG CCCCTCCCCTCGCCGAGAAAGGCATCGGAGCAAGAGTCCAAGACGTCACCGCAGCAGGTCCCGAGATCGGCGGCACAGATCCCGTTCCAAGTCCCCAG GTCATCACCGTAGTCACAGACACAGGAGCCACTCAAAGTCTCCCGAAAG GTCTAAGAAGAGCCACAAGAAGAGCCGGAGAGGGAATGAGTAA
- the PRPF38A gene encoding pre-mRNA-splicing factor 38A isoform X1 — MANRTVKDAHSIHGTNPQYLVEKIIRTRIYESKYWKEECFGLTAELVVDKAMELRFVGGVYGGNIKPTPFLCLTLKMLQIQPEKDIIVEFIKNEDFKYVRMLGALYMRLTGTAIDCYKYLEPLYNDYRKIKSQNRNGEFELMHVDEFIDELLHSERVCDIILPRLQKRYVLEEAEQLEPRVSALEEDMDDVESSEEEEEEDEKLERVPSPDHRRRSYRDLDKPRRSPTLRYRRSRSRSPRRRSRSPKRRSPSPRRERHRSKSPRRHRSRSRDRRHRSRSKSPGHHRSHRHRSHSKSPERSKKSHKKSRRGNE; from the exons ATGGCTAACCGTACAGTGAAGGATGCGCACAGCATCCACGGCACCAACCCTCAATATCTGGTGGAGAAGATCATTCGAACGCGAATCTACGAGTCCAAGTACTGGAAAGAGGAGTGCTTTGGACTTACAG ctgaACTTGTAGTCGATAAAGCCATGGAGTTAAGGTTTGTGGGTGGCGTCTATGGTGGCAACATAAAACCAACACCCTTTCTGTGTTTAACCTTGAAGATGCTTCAAATTCAACCCGAGAAGGATATCATTGTAGAGTTTATAAAAAACGAAGATTTCAA GTATGTCCGCATGCTGGGGGCACTTTACATGAGGCTGACAGGCACTGCAATTGATTGCTACAAGTACTTGGAGCCTTTGTACAATGACTATCGAAAAATCAAGAGCCAGAACCGAAATGGGG AGTTTGAATTGATGCATGTTGATGAGTTTATTGATGAACTGTTGCACAGTGAGAGAGTCTGTGATATCATTCTGCCCCGACTACAG AAACGCTATGTATTAGAGGAAGCTGAGCAACTGGAGCCTCGAGTTAGTGCTCTGGAAGAGGACATGGATGATGTGGAGTCcagtgaagaggaagaagaggaggatgagAAG TTGGAAAGAGTGCCATCACCTGATCACCGCCGGAGAAGCTACCGAGACTTGGACAAGCCCCGTCGCTCTCCCACACTGCGCTACAGGAGGAGTAGGAGCCGGTCTCCCAGAAG GCGGAGTCGATCTCCCAAAAGGAGAAG CCCCTCCCCTCGCCGAGAAAGGCATCGGAGCAAGAGTCCAAGACGTCACCGCAGCAGGTCCCGAGATCGGCGGCACAGATCCCGTTCCAAGTCCCCAG GTCATCACCGTAGTCACAGACACAGGAGCCACTCAAAGTCTCCCGAAAG GTCTAAGAAGAGCCACAAGAAGAGCCGGAGAGGGAATGAGTAA
- the PRPF38A gene encoding pre-mRNA-splicing factor 38A isoform X2 yields the protein MANRTVKDAHSIHGTNPQYLVEKIIRTRIYESKYWKEECFGLTAELVVDKAMELRFVGGVYGGNIKPTPFLCLTLKMLQIQPEKDIIVEFIKNEDFKYVRMLGALYMRLTGTAIDCYKYLEPLYNDYRKIKSQNRNGEFELMHVDEFIDELLHSERVCDIILPRLQKRYVLEEAEQLEPRVSALEEDMDDVESSEEEEEEDEKLERVPSPDHRRRSYRDLDKPRRSPTLRYRRSRSRSPRSPSPRRERHRSKSPRRHRSRSRDRRHRSRSKSPGHHRSHRHRSHSKSPERSKKSHKKSRRGNE from the exons ATGGCTAACCGTACAGTGAAGGATGCGCACAGCATCCACGGCACCAACCCTCAATATCTGGTGGAGAAGATCATTCGAACGCGAATCTACGAGTCCAAGTACTGGAAAGAGGAGTGCTTTGGACTTACAG ctgaACTTGTAGTCGATAAAGCCATGGAGTTAAGGTTTGTGGGTGGCGTCTATGGTGGCAACATAAAACCAACACCCTTTCTGTGTTTAACCTTGAAGATGCTTCAAATTCAACCCGAGAAGGATATCATTGTAGAGTTTATAAAAAACGAAGATTTCAA GTATGTCCGCATGCTGGGGGCACTTTACATGAGGCTGACAGGCACTGCAATTGATTGCTACAAGTACTTGGAGCCTTTGTACAATGACTATCGAAAAATCAAGAGCCAGAACCGAAATGGGG AGTTTGAATTGATGCATGTTGATGAGTTTATTGATGAACTGTTGCACAGTGAGAGAGTCTGTGATATCATTCTGCCCCGACTACAG AAACGCTATGTATTAGAGGAAGCTGAGCAACTGGAGCCTCGAGTTAGTGCTCTGGAAGAGGACATGGATGATGTGGAGTCcagtgaagaggaagaagaggaggatgagAAG TTGGAAAGAGTGCCATCACCTGATCACCGCCGGAGAAGCTACCGAGACTTGGACAAGCCCCGTCGCTCTCCCACACTGCGCTACAGGAGGAGTAGGAGCCGGTCTCCCAGAAG CCCCTCCCCTCGCCGAGAAAGGCATCGGAGCAAGAGTCCAAGACGTCACCGCAGCAGGTCCCGAGATCGGCGGCACAGATCCCGTTCCAAGTCCCCAG GTCATCACCGTAGTCACAGACACAGGAGCCACTCAAAGTCTCCCGAAAG GTCTAAGAAGAGCCACAAGAAGAGCCGGAGAGGGAATGAGTAA